The stretch of DNA AGTTATTCCTCTGAGTCTTGACCGATTAACGAACGCGCAGCATGCGCTCTACTTTTGCATTGTCAGACGGGTGCATCAGAGATGTACCACGCAGCTGACGCTTACGCTTGGTAGACATTTTGGTCAGGATGTGGCTCTTGAAAGCGTGCTTGTGCTTGTAGCCATTTGCCGTCTTTTTGAAGCGCTTTGCAGCGCCACTTTTAGTCTTCATCTTTGGCATGTTCGGTACTCCACATTGTGGGTGATTTCAAATAACCGCAAGGCCTGCCAGTGCCCTGGTGGTTACTTTTTCTTCTTGGGAGCGATGACCATGATCAGCTGGCGTCCTTCCATCTTTGGATGCTGTTCGACCGAACCGTATTCCGCGAGGTCACCTTCGACCCGCTTCAACAATTCCATCCCCAGCTCCTGATGCGCCATCTCACGACCGCGGAATCTCAACGAAACCTTGGCCCTGTCCCCGTCACTCAGGAAACGTACCAGATTGCGTAGCTTGACCTGGTAGTCGCCCTCTTCCGTCCCTGGACGAAACTTTACTTCTTTAACCTGGATCTGCTTCTGGTTCTTCTTCGCGGCAGCGACCTGCTTCTTCTTTTCGAAGAGGTGTTTGCCGTAATCCATGATCCGGCAAACAGGAGGAACTGCATCGGCGGAAATTTCCACCAAATCCAATTTGGCTTCTTCAGCTATACGAAGCGCTTCATCAATCGAGACGATGCCAACCTGCTCGCCATCAGCACCAATCAAACGGACCTCACGAGCCGAGATATTCTCGTTGATCGGGGCCTTGGGTGCAGCTCGTTTATCCTGTCTCATTTCACGCTTAATAGTCATTACTCCAATTCTTGGCGACCACGCCGGGAAACCGCTTGTGTCAGCAGCTGCGCAAAGTCGCCCAGGGGCATGGAGCCCAGATCGACGCCTTCACGGGTGCGCACAGCAACGGCTCGTGTCTCTACTTCCCTGTCTCCAATAACCAAGAGATAGGGAACCTTGAGCAAGGTATGCTCGCGGATTTTAAAGCCGATCTTTTCGTTTCTCAAGTCGGACTTGGCACGGAAGCCGCTTTGGTTGAGTGTTTTCTCCACTTCCAGTGCGAAATCAGCCTGTTTGTCGGTGATATTCATCACCACGGCTTGAGTCGGTGCCAGCCAGGCTGGGAATGCGCCTTCGTAATGCTCGATCAGAATGCCGATGAAACGTTCGAACGAGCCGAGAATGGCGCGATGCAACATCACCGGATGCTGACGATCATTATTCTCGCTGACGTACTCCGCCCCCAAACGAATCGGTAGATTGAAATCGAGCTGAAGCGTACCGCATTGCCACACACGACCTAAGCAGTCCTTAAGCGAAAACTCAATTTTCGGCCCATAGAACGCACCCTCACCAGGCTGCAATTCGTACGGAAGGCCGGCGCTGTCGAGCGCGGCGGCAAGCGCAGCTTCCGCCCGATCCCACAGCTCGTCGGACCCGACTCGCTTTTCGGGCCGGGTCGATAGCTTCAGCTCGATATTGTCGAAGCCAAAATCGGCATAGACCGCCTGAGTCAACTTGATGAATGCAGCAGACTCGGACTGCATCTGCTCTTCAGTGCAGAAAATATGTGCATCGTCCTGCGTAAACCCGCGGACCCGCATGATGCCGTGCAATGCGCCGGACGGCTCATTGCGATGACAAGCGCCAAATTCGGCGAGGCGCAACGGCAACTCGCGATAGCTTTTAAGTCCTTGGTTGTACACCTGCACGTGACAGGGGCAGTTCATCGGCTTGATCGCATAATCACGACTTTCCGACTCGGTGGTGAACATATTCTCAGCGTAGTTCGCCCAGTGACCGGACTTCTCCCACAAGCTCCGGTCGACGACCTGTGGCGTTCTTATTTCCTGATAACCGTTTTCACGCTGCACCACGCGCATGTATTGCTCGAGCACCTGATACAGGGTCCAGCCATTCGGATGCCAGAACACCATGCCAGGCGCTTCTTCCTGCGTATGGAACAGATCCAGGCGTTTGCCAATCTTGCGGTGATCACGCTTCTCGGCTTCTTCGATCCGCTGAATGTAGGCCGCGAGCTGTTTCTTATCAGCCCACGCAGTGCCGTAGATGCGCTGCAGTTGCTCGTTCTTCGCGTCACCGCGCCAGTAGGCGCCTGACAACTTTGTGAGCTTGAAGGACTTGAGGAAGCGAGTATTCGGCACATGCGGACCTCGGCACATGTCGACGTACTCTTCGTGGTAGTACAGCCCCATCGCCTGCTCGTCAGGCATGTCCTCGACCAGACGCAGCTTGTAATCCTCACCCCGCGATCGGAACACCTCGATGACTTCGGCGCGCGGTGTGACCTTCTTGATCACGTCGTACTCAGTATCGATCAGCAGCTTCATGCGCTGCTCAATTGCCGCCATGTCTTCCGGGGTAAACGGCCGCTCGAAGGCTATATCGTAATAGAAGCCTTCAGCGATGACCGGACCGATAACCATTTTCGCCGAGGGATAGAGCTGCTTGACCGCATGCCCAACCAGATGCGCACAGGAGTGACGGATGATCTCCAGGCCCTCTTCATCTTTTGGAGTGATGATCTGCAGACTGGCGTCGCTTTCGATCAAATCACAAGCATCAACCAACTGTCCGCTGACCTTACCTGCAAGGGTTGCCTTGGCCAGACCCGCACCGATGGACTGAGCCACCTGAAGTACGGATACCGGATGATCGAATGAACGCTGACTGCCGTCAGGAAGAGTAATGGTGGGCATGGCGCCTCCTCTCCTAGTGGTGACCCCTACCAAAGGCCACATGGGTTGGGATGAGCCAGGAAAGCGACCCGCCGAAAAACCTGCCGCACGGTGGCAGGAGCCCTAGGGCTGCTCGAGACGGACCGAAGTCACTGGAAATATGGAGCACGGATGCTTTCAGAAAGCCGCCGCACTGACAAGCAAGGCATAAAAAAAGGGCCGCTAGCGCGACCCTTTTCGGAATTGGTAGGCACAATTGGATTCGAACCAACGACCCCCACCATGTCAAGGTGGTGCTCTAACCAACTGAGCTATGTGCCTCCGATGGACGCGCATTCTAGAGATACGCCGGATAGAGTCAAGCAATTTTTCGCTAACTCACTGATATTCGTAATTATTGGATCTCGCGGTGCCCCGCTGCAGGGCTATGGCATCACGCCGGTCAGTCGGGATAGCATCGCCGTTAAATATTCAGAACAGAGCAAACAGTATGTCAAACACACCCTATCCCTTCTCTTATTACGCAGCAAGCGCAAACCCAGCCCCTGCCCGCGCAGCATTGGATAGCATGGTTGAGACCGACGTTTGCGTAATTGGCGCAGGCTACACCGGCCTGTCAACGGCTCTGTTTCTTCTGGAGCACGGTTTTCGTGTTGTCGTGCTGGAGGCAGCCAAAGTCGGGTTTGGAGCATCCGGACGCAACGGCGGGCAAATCGTGAACAGCTACAGCCGTGATATCGACAGTGTCGAGCGCAGCGCTGGAAGCCATGAAGCGCAGCTGATTGGGTCGATGGCGTTTGAAGGTGGGCAAATCATTCGCGAGCGGATCTCCCGTTACGGCATCAAATGCGACTTGAAGAACGGTGGCGTCTTTGCCGCTTTCAATGCTAAACAGATACGCCACCTCGAGGCACAAAAAGCCCTTTGGGAACGTTACGGCTACGACCAACTTGAGATGCTCGACCACAACGGCATCAGAAACGTCGTCGCTTGCGAGCGATACGCAGGTGGGATGCTGGATCACGGTGGTGGGCATATACATCCACTGAACCTTGCACTAGGCGAAGCGGATGCGGTCGAGTCGCTCGGCGGCGCGATTTATGAACAGAGCCCGGCAATCCG from Pseudomonas sp. DNDY-54 encodes:
- the thrS gene encoding threonine--tRNA ligase; its protein translation is MPTITLPDGSQRSFDHPVSVLQVAQSIGAGLAKATLAGKVSGQLVDACDLIESDASLQIITPKDEEGLEIIRHSCAHLVGHAVKQLYPSAKMVIGPVIAEGFYYDIAFERPFTPEDMAAIEQRMKLLIDTEYDVIKKVTPRAEVIEVFRSRGEDYKLRLVEDMPDEQAMGLYYHEEYVDMCRGPHVPNTRFLKSFKLTKLSGAYWRGDAKNEQLQRIYGTAWADKKQLAAYIQRIEEAEKRDHRKIGKRLDLFHTQEEAPGMVFWHPNGWTLYQVLEQYMRVVQRENGYQEIRTPQVVDRSLWEKSGHWANYAENMFTTESESRDYAIKPMNCPCHVQVYNQGLKSYRELPLRLAEFGACHRNEPSGALHGIMRVRGFTQDDAHIFCTEEQMQSESAAFIKLTQAVYADFGFDNIELKLSTRPEKRVGSDELWDRAEAALAAALDSAGLPYELQPGEGAFYGPKIEFSLKDCLGRVWQCGTLQLDFNLPIRLGAEYVSENNDRQHPVMLHRAILGSFERFIGILIEHYEGAFPAWLAPTQAVVMNITDKQADFALEVEKTLNQSGFRAKSDLRNEKIGFKIREHTLLKVPYLLVIGDREVETRAVAVRTREGVDLGSMPLGDFAQLLTQAVSRRGRQELE
- the rpmI gene encoding 50S ribosomal protein L35, with translation MPKMKTKSGAAKRFKKTANGYKHKHAFKSHILTKMSTKRKRQLRGTSLMHPSDNAKVERMLRVR
- the infC gene encoding translation initiation factor IF-3 is translated as MTIKREMRQDKRAAPKAPINENISAREVRLIGADGEQVGIVSIDEALRIAEEAKLDLVEISADAVPPVCRIMDYGKHLFEKKKQVAAAKKNQKQIQVKEVKFRPGTEEGDYQVKLRNLVRFLSDGDRAKVSLRFRGREMAHQELGMELLKRVEGDLAEYGSVEQHPKMEGRQLIMVIAPKKKK